The Candidatus Poribacteria bacterium genome window below encodes:
- a CDS encoding tetratricopeptide repeat protein — MLKCLTLLILFSISVSIAVSNPSPAEKHYRDATAYHAIGEFERAISEYKKAIALDPNSPIIYNKLGVAYSELKEYDAALDVYQKALELSPMTAELHYNIGLVYLKKGALPRAAEAFKQAIAVDAEWGDAYVGLGEVHLKQDDLEQAARAYKQARHLNPKNTSAILGLGKVYTRQERFDDAVVAVERVIEIQVDNTEAHYQLAQIYIKRGEKEKATAAMAFFKVLRQTDPLLKEAEMWVKKHPDDARGYNNLGIVYLARQRFKDAIESYKRAISFTPDLATAHYNLGHAYHKQGEISFAIEAYRKALAIDTKLAIAHNNVAVCYAELKVDLDKALSHARSAVRLAPTEANYWDTLAEICTTLGLKSEARQAREKQERYAQEK; from the coding sequence ATGCTAAAATGTCTTACCCTTCTCATCCTTTTCAGTATTTCTGTAAGCATCGCTGTATCTAATCCTTCACCTGCTGAAAAGCACTATAGAGATGCTACTGCCTATCACGCTATTGGAGAGTTTGAGCGAGCTATCTCCGAATATAAGAAAGCCATTGCGCTTGATCCAAATTCCCCTATCATCTATAACAAACTCGGGGTCGCATATTCCGAACTGAAGGAATATGATGCTGCGCTTGATGTTTATCAGAAAGCACTTGAGTTGTCTCCTATGACGGCTGAACTGCATTATAACATCGGCTTAGTTTATCTCAAAAAAGGTGCGCTTCCACGTGCCGCTGAGGCGTTTAAACAGGCTATTGCTGTTGATGCAGAGTGGGGGGATGCTTATGTCGGACTCGGTGAAGTTCACTTGAAACAGGACGATTTAGAGCAGGCTGCGCGTGCCTATAAGCAAGCCAGACATCTCAATCCAAAAAACACCAGTGCAATCCTCGGATTGGGTAAGGTCTATACGAGACAGGAACGCTTTGATGACGCAGTCGTCGCGGTTGAAAGGGTAATCGAAATTCAGGTGGATAACACAGAGGCACATTACCAACTCGCTCAAATTTATATCAAACGTGGTGAAAAGGAGAAAGCCACCGCAGCGATGGCGTTCTTCAAAGTCCTCCGCCAAACGGATCCGCTCCTTAAGGAAGCCGAGATGTGGGTAAAAAAGCATCCGGATGACGCAAGAGGTTATAACAATTTGGGGATTGTTTACCTTGCACGCCAGCGCTTTAAAGATGCAATTGAGAGTTACAAACGTGCCATCTCTTTTACCCCTGATTTGGCGACCGCACATTATAACTTAGGGCATGCTTACCATAAACAGGGAGAAATCTCTTTCGCTATTGAGGCTTATCGGAAGGCACTCGCTATTGATACGAAACTCGCGATTGCCCATAATAATGTCGCTGTCTGCTATGCGGAATTGAAGGTAGACTTAGATAAAGCACTCTCCCACGCGCGATCTGCTGTCCGTCTTGCCCCGACTGAGGCGAATTATTGGGATACGCTCGCCGAGATTTGCACTACCCTCGGTTTGAAGAGTGAAGCACGACAGGCGCGTGAAAAACAGGAAAGGTATGCTCAGGAAAAATGA
- a CDS encoding LamG domain-containing protein, giving the protein MRKFRKFIGVLVAIFVLFTLTAPMYAGLDDKSLVLYLSFDEGDAEDGSEHGHDGELIKDPKSVDGQFGKALEFDGTKGQHVKVPINDTLQLTEQFSIAFWVKRDDDQIREWNYMVTAGTLKWASIFRNSDKKTYFWSSAPGWAQKAVSDDVQPDDWVHLAVTHDTKSEVVIYNDGKKAGGGAKPPTVAEIDGSMMVGARHPGEEFFTGIIDEVFVFNRILTAAEIEEIMTGDFLPVEPAEKLATTWGSIKSDRD; this is encoded by the coding sequence GTGCGAAAGTTTAGAAAATTTATAGGGGTGCTTGTCGCGATATTCGTCCTGTTCACCCTTACAGCACCTATGTATGCGGGGTTAGATGACAAATCCCTTGTTTTATATCTCTCTTTTGATGAAGGTGATGCCGAAGATGGTTCCGAGCATGGTCATGATGGCGAACTTATCAAGGACCCAAAATCGGTGGATGGGCAATTCGGCAAAGCGTTAGAGTTCGACGGAACGAAGGGACAGCATGTAAAGGTGCCTATCAACGACACTTTACAGTTAACAGAACAGTTCTCTATCGCTTTCTGGGTTAAACGTGACGATGATCAAATTCGAGAGTGGAACTACATGGTGACAGCCGGTACCTTGAAATGGGCATCAATTTTTAGAAATAGCGACAAGAAAACCTATTTCTGGTCGAGTGCCCCCGGTTGGGCACAAAAAGCGGTTAGCGATGACGTTCAACCCGATGACTGGGTGCACCTCGCAGTGACCCACGACACCAAATCCGAAGTTGTCATCTACAACGATGGGAAAAAGGCTGGTGGTGGAGCTAAACCGCCAACTGTTGCTGAGATTGATGGCTCCATGATGGTTGGGGCACGCCACCCCGGCGAAGAGTTTTTCACCGGTATCATCGACGAGGTGTTTGTCTTCAACAGGATCCTCACTGCGGCGGAAATCGAAGAAATTATGACTGGCGATTTCCTACCCGTGGAACCAGCAGAGAAACTCGCGACAACCTGGGGTAGTATTAAATCCGATCGCGATTAG
- a CDS encoding radical SAM protein — MDLRQHYQHLCSEERGAHNNFRKPNRFALVYPSTYALGMSSLGVQVMYATLNSREDTGCERVFVPELDYLRKLAAQKKALFSFETQTALNQFDIIGFSVSFESDYVNIPRTLELANIPPLAEARTEWDPLVIAGGINISYNPEPIADFVDVFVVGEAELVIHQLMAHFDEWKRAGAPKSELLEVLATVPGLYVPRFYDVTYRDDGTIDAVSPKPGMPPQIRAGAVPKLDDVETCTHIHTPNTEFSNAHLIEIVRGCGRQCRFCVADYARRWPRHRSVESTLALAERARGITDRIGLVGASISDHPHIDEIATGLVERGFRISCASLRAETVRAPLLDALADSEQGTITIAPEVATEELQKVVNKAIPRERLYHVFEEALKRDILNLRLYFLIGVPHETPEDVEAIVDMAKEMRTILLPHAKRTGRIARISFTISPMVPKPHTPFQWVAMEPPKTISRKLDFLKREINQLGSIKIGSASARLAHQEAVFARGDRRLGKVILELAHGVPWNQAFRKHELVPHFYATRQRPLHEVNPWDHLDLNVKPQFLQLEFNKHEKGFTTSECDTTVCKKCGAC, encoded by the coding sequence TTGGACTTACGTCAGCACTACCAACATCTGTGCAGTGAAGAACGCGGCGCACATAATAATTTCAGAAAACCTAACAGATTTGCGCTTGTTTATCCGAGCACGTACGCCTTGGGTATGTCAAGTCTTGGTGTTCAGGTAATGTACGCAACTCTCAACAGTCGGGAGGACACTGGTTGCGAGCGCGTTTTTGTGCCTGAACTTGACTATCTTCGGAAGCTTGCTGCCCAGAAAAAGGCACTTTTCTCGTTTGAGACCCAGACCGCATTGAACCAATTTGACATCATCGGGTTTTCGGTTTCCTTTGAGTCGGATTATGTAAACATTCCTCGCACGTTAGAGTTGGCGAACATTCCGCCGCTTGCTGAAGCACGCACGGAATGGGATCCGCTTGTTATTGCAGGTGGCATTAATATTTCTTACAATCCAGAACCGATTGCTGATTTCGTTGATGTTTTTGTCGTCGGAGAAGCCGAGCTTGTCATCCATCAACTCATGGCGCACTTTGACGAGTGGAAGCGGGCTGGTGCGCCGAAAAGTGAATTGCTTGAAGTGCTTGCGACTGTTCCAGGGCTTTATGTGCCCCGTTTTTACGATGTAACCTATCGCGATGATGGGACTATTGATGCTGTTTCTCCAAAGCCCGGTATGCCACCTCAGATTCGTGCTGGTGCTGTTCCGAAACTTGATGATGTTGAGACCTGCACGCACATCCACACACCGAATACTGAATTTTCAAACGCACATCTGATTGAAATTGTACGAGGATGCGGTAGGCAGTGCCGTTTCTGTGTTGCTGATTATGCACGCCGATGGCCGAGGCATCGATCTGTAGAGAGCACGCTCGCACTTGCGGAGCGCGCACGCGGTATTACAGACAGAATCGGACTCGTAGGTGCTTCTATCTCTGACCATCCGCATATTGATGAGATCGCCACGGGTCTTGTTGAACGTGGGTTCCGAATCTCTTGTGCCTCGCTCCGTGCTGAAACTGTTCGTGCCCCTTTGTTGGACGCGCTTGCAGACAGCGAGCAAGGGACGATTACCATTGCCCCGGAAGTGGCGACTGAAGAACTCCAAAAGGTCGTCAATAAGGCGATCCCGCGCGAACGTCTCTATCACGTTTTCGAGGAAGCGTTGAAACGGGACATTCTCAACCTTCGTCTATATTTCCTTATCGGTGTCCCGCATGAAACCCCCGAAGATGTAGAGGCTATTGTCGATATGGCAAAAGAGATGCGAACTATTCTTCTGCCGCATGCCAAACGAACGGGGAGGATAGCTCGTATCAGTTTCACCATCTCACCGATGGTGCCTAAACCACATACACCTTTCCAGTGGGTAGCGATGGAACCCCCGAAAACCATCTCCCGAAAACTCGATTTTCTGAAACGTGAGATTAACCAGCTTGGTAGCATAAAAATCGGCTCAGCAAGTGCGAGACTTGCACACCAAGAGGCAGTCTTCGCGCGTGGTGACCGACGGCTTGGAAAAGTTATCCTTGAGCTTGCGCACGGCGTGCCGTGGAATCAAGCCTTCCGTAAGCACGAATTAGTTCCACACTTTTACGCGACACGCCAACGCCCACTGCATGAAGTCAACCCGTGGGACCATCTTGATCTTAATGTTAAACCCCAATTTCTACAACTTGAGTTCAATAAGCACGAAAAAGGTTTTACGACCAGCGAATGTGATACAACCGTTTGCAAAAAATGTGGGGCTTGCTAA
- the ftsZ gene encoding cell division protein FtsZ, whose translation MIQFEQEEFENVRAKIKVIGVGGAGGNAVKRMIQAALTGIEFYAVNTDQQALMTCLGAAQIQIGYNTTEGLGSGADPEIGRKAAEEDREQLETIVENANMVFITAGMGGGTGTGAAPLIAALAKERNALTIGVVTRPFNFEGQRRAAAAEAGLEELRAAADSVIVVPNQRLIDTMDRKLPIREAFRKGDEILLHGVQSISDIVTESGEINVDFADVESIMRDAGSALMGMGSATGDNRAPIAAEQAISSPLLEQTDIAGAVGMIVNITAPPDFMMHELDEAMGVIQDTAPDAQIIFGLVYKDKMEPGDEVLVTVIATGFDSNEEEVFRGADRGAARYDDADTYQRQPAATPKRRVPGSGRSLPGVGGASSGRSTVPRRRRAEDTTPPAEQEQEPQGRQRKPTRGRDQGTPQRETDWEIPAFLRVQKRGKDDK comes from the coding sequence ATGATACAATTTGAACAGGAAGAATTTGAAAATGTACGTGCGAAAATTAAAGTCATTGGGGTTGGTGGAGCGGGTGGAAACGCTGTAAAACGTATGATTCAAGCAGCACTCACTGGCATAGAATTTTATGCTGTCAACACTGACCAGCAAGCACTTATGACCTGTCTTGGGGCTGCCCAAATCCAGATCGGCTATAACACTACCGAGGGGTTAGGTTCTGGAGCGGATCCCGAGATTGGCAGAAAAGCTGCTGAGGAAGACAGAGAACAACTCGAAACTATTGTAGAAAACGCAAATATGGTTTTCATCACTGCTGGTATGGGTGGTGGAACCGGTACAGGCGCAGCGCCGCTCATTGCTGCGTTAGCGAAAGAACGCAACGCACTCACCATCGGTGTCGTGACACGTCCTTTTAACTTTGAGGGACAACGTCGCGCCGCAGCCGCCGAAGCAGGACTGGAAGAACTCCGCGCAGCTGCGGATTCCGTAATTGTTGTACCAAACCAGCGTCTCATCGATACTATGGACAGGAAGCTTCCGATCCGGGAGGCATTTCGTAAGGGAGATGAGATTCTTCTGCATGGGGTTCAGAGCATATCCGACATTGTCACGGAATCGGGCGAAATTAACGTTGACTTTGCCGATGTTGAATCTATTATGCGCGATGCAGGCAGCGCGTTGATGGGTATGGGGAGTGCTACAGGTGATAATCGCGCACCGATTGCTGCAGAACAGGCGATTAGTTCACCCCTCCTTGAACAGACCGACATCGCTGGAGCTGTCGGTATGATTGTCAATATCACTGCCCCCCCTGATTTCATGATGCACGAACTTGATGAAGCGATGGGGGTTATTCAGGATACCGCACCTGATGCCCAAATTATCTTTGGTCTTGTTTACAAGGATAAAATGGAGCCCGGAGATGAAGTTCTTGTAACTGTCATCGCGACAGGTTTTGATTCTAATGAGGAAGAGGTATTCAGAGGTGCTGACAGAGGTGCTGCGCGATATGATGACGCGGATACGTATCAGAGACAGCCAGCGGCTACACCTAAGCGGCGTGTTCCGGGTTCTGGGAGGTCATTGCCCGGTGTTGGTGGAGCATCATCTGGTAGATCCACAGTTCCAAGGCGTAGGCGCGCGGAAGATACCACACCCCCCGCGGAACAGGAGCAGGAACCTCAAGGCAGACAACGTAAACCTACCCGCGGAAGGGACCAAGGTACACCGCAGCGTGAAACAGATTGGGAGATTCCAGCGTTTCTGCGTGTTCAAAAAAGGGGTAAAGACGACAAATAG
- the ftsA gene encoding cell division protein FtsA: MPKQNIIAGLDIGSSKISVVVGNTLHGSAQKIGIIGVGHATSEGLRRGVVVDINQTAEAIRKAISSAELMAGVKIDAVCVGVSGEHVIGQTSHGVVSVANTEISQDDVDRAMLAAKAISIPADREILHVIEQNFVVDAQSRIREPIGMSGARLEAYAYIITGGTTAIQNLLNSIEKAGVPIVETLVAAPLAATQATISRDEREVGIALVDIGDGTTEIIVYKEDSIQHTAVIPVGGQHITNDIAQYLKVTLPEAEELKLNRGCAWTELVDPDETRSIPVTGDSTPPRFIDRIELAQIIEYRMAEILEVIGDELGDIQLPGGLVLTGGTALMDGLQELAEAMLQLRVQIGYPRGLQGLTDRVNHPMYTGGIGLALYGETLRQQEREHNTRHGSNAFGSFLQRIKEWFGY, from the coding sequence ATGCCAAAACAAAATATTATAGCGGGACTTGATATCGGTTCAAGCAAAATTTCAGTAGTTGTTGGGAATACTCTGCACGGGAGTGCCCAAAAAATAGGAATTATCGGCGTTGGACATGCTACTTCCGAAGGGCTTCGCCGCGGTGTTGTCGTTGACATCAACCAGACAGCTGAAGCGATCCGCAAAGCCATTTCGAGTGCTGAGTTGATGGCAGGCGTAAAAATAGACGCTGTCTGCGTCGGTGTTTCCGGTGAACATGTAATTGGACAAACATCACACGGTGTTGTCTCTGTGGCAAATACTGAGATTTCGCAGGATGATGTTGACCGAGCGATGTTAGCAGCGAAAGCAATATCTATTCCCGCAGACCGAGAAATTCTACATGTGATCGAACAAAATTTTGTTGTTGATGCCCAAAGTCGTATTAGGGAACCCATTGGCATGTCCGGTGCGCGTCTTGAGGCTTATGCCTATATTATTACAGGTGGCACAACGGCTATTCAAAATCTGCTCAATAGTATTGAAAAGGCGGGGGTGCCGATAGTTGAGACCCTTGTAGCTGCGCCTCTCGCTGCAACACAAGCCACTATCTCAAGAGATGAACGTGAAGTTGGCATCGCCCTTGTTGACATTGGTGATGGGACGACTGAAATTATCGTTTATAAAGAAGATTCTATCCAACATACAGCAGTGATTCCTGTCGGGGGCCAGCACATAACTAACGATATTGCTCAGTACTTAAAAGTCACTCTTCCGGAAGCGGAGGAGCTGAAACTTAACCGTGGTTGTGCTTGGACAGAATTAGTGGATCCTGATGAAACAAGGTCCATTCCAGTTACGGGTGATTCAACACCCCCGCGTTTCATTGACCGAATTGAACTCGCCCAAATTATTGAGTACCGTATGGCTGAAATTTTAGAAGTGATTGGTGATGAATTGGGTGACATTCAACTCCCGGGTGGACTTGTTTTGACTGGCGGTACTGCCCTTATGGACGGTTTGCAAGAACTCGCCGAGGCTATGCTCCAATTGCGCGTCCAGATCGGTTACCCGCGCGGATTACAAGGCTTAACTGACCGAGTCAACCATCCGATGTACACCGGCGGGATAGGGCTTGCTCTTTATGGTGAGACTTTGCGGCAGCAAGAGCGTGAACATAACACTCGCCATGGAAGCAACGCCTTCGGGTCGTTCTTGCAGCGTATTAAAGAGTGGTTCGGGTATTAG
- the murC gene encoding UDP-N-acetylmuramate--L-alanine ligase, with amino-acid sequence MFGKTRHIHIIGIGGAGLSGITEILLDLGFRVTGSDIQKSYTTEHLRSRGATIYYGHAASQMCGADVVVISPAIPPDNPELLAAEAQKIPIVRGAEMLNEITRMRYSVAVSGTHGKTTTTAMTATVLADLDPTVVVGGKLMDGSHARSGEGDVMVVEADEAYGSIEMFYPTVAVVTSVDADHLDYYSSVDEIGETFLKFINKVPFYGAAVLCLDSENVQRFIPRVNKRYVTYGLETGADLVAEGITVEGPTSRYRVRKNGHLYGEIHLKMPGRHNISNSLAAIAVGLELDIPFDQIRKSLESFRGVHRRFEVLGEVNDIIVVDDYAHNPAKLKAALSGARDGYKRRIVAVFQPHRYQRVRDLADEFSRSFYQADVLIVTSIYSAGEVPIKNVTAGKLAEAIQAHGHRNVHYVPNTDEITDVLMEITQPKDIVITLGAGDISKVGHEFLSRLQAES; translated from the coding sequence ATGTTTGGAAAAACAAGACATATCCATATCATTGGTATTGGCGGTGCTGGCTTGAGTGGTATCACGGAGATTCTGCTGGATCTCGGATTTCGCGTGACTGGATCAGATATCCAAAAATCGTATACTACAGAACACTTGCGCAGTCGCGGGGCAACTATCTATTATGGGCATGCTGCATCGCAGATGTGTGGTGCCGACGTTGTTGTTATATCGCCTGCTATTCCTCCTGACAATCCGGAACTCCTTGCTGCAGAGGCACAGAAAATTCCGATTGTTAGAGGTGCGGAGATGTTAAATGAGATCACCCGAATGCGCTACAGTGTTGCCGTTAGCGGAACACATGGCAAAACAACCACAACCGCTATGACGGCGACAGTCCTTGCTGATCTTGATCCGACGGTTGTTGTAGGTGGAAAACTCATGGATGGTAGTCACGCCCGAAGTGGTGAAGGCGATGTTATGGTAGTCGAAGCAGATGAGGCGTACGGCTCTATTGAGATGTTCTATCCGACCGTTGCTGTTGTAACGTCCGTTGATGCCGACCATCTGGATTATTATAGTAGCGTTGACGAGATTGGTGAAACTTTTCTTAAATTCATCAATAAGGTGCCGTTCTATGGCGCAGCTGTCCTCTGCTTAGATTCAGAGAATGTTCAAAGATTCATCCCACGGGTTAACAAGCGTTATGTTACCTATGGACTTGAGACAGGGGCAGATCTGGTTGCTGAAGGAATTACGGTGGAGGGTCCCACATCCCGGTATCGAGTCCGCAAAAATGGGCATCTGTACGGCGAAATTCATCTTAAAATGCCGGGTCGTCATAATATCTCTAACTCTTTAGCAGCGATAGCCGTTGGACTTGAGCTTGATATTCCGTTTGATCAAATTCGGAAAAGCCTGGAGTCGTTTCGCGGTGTGCATCGCCGTTTTGAAGTGCTGGGTGAGGTTAATGACATTATTGTTGTTGACGATTACGCTCATAATCCAGCGAAGTTGAAGGCAGCGTTGAGTGGTGCGCGCGATGGTTACAAACGCCGCATTGTCGCTGTTTTCCAACCGCATCGATATCAACGTGTCAGGGATTTAGCGGACGAATTCTCTCGTTCTTTTTATCAGGCGGATGTGCTTATTGTCACCTCAATCTATAGTGCTGGGGAGGTGCCTATTAAAAACGTCACGGCTGGAAAACTGGCGGAAGCGATACAAGCGCATGGGCATCGTAATGTTCACTATGTACCGAACACAGATGAGATTACGGACGTTCTGATGGAGATCACACAGCCCAAAGATATCGTCATCACGCTTGGAGCGGGCGATATAAGTAAAGTGGGGCACGAGTTCTTAAGCAGACTTCAGGCGGAGAGTTAA
- the murG gene encoding undecaprenyldiphospho-muramoylpentapeptide beta-N-acetylglucosaminyltransferase — protein sequence MMTSERCNTDLSKTDNPNLPSPQERSTHKKVVIAGGGTGGHIYPAIGIAQALHRLDTTVDIVFIGGEGKLESTLIPQHGFRFLPISVAGFPRRFTLQWFPVIWKVFRGVIQSLRYMKELQPDVVIGTGGYVSGPVLFAGLLCKIPIAIQEQNASVGLTNGILARWADAAYLAMESVRENGSFRSTMHVAVTGNPIRPSITTFPRRDETYKKFGLCPDRKTIFVMGGSQGAHAINEAIVAALPHLIGIADHIQVVHQTGAAEVESVQAVYDRELASHEEFLYCVRPFFDTVEEIYSITDVMVCRAGGMTVAEVTACGIPAIFIPLPSQTGNDQVLNARTVAQQGAAVVLEQGAFTVETLVENLTNMALDGNTRQRMVTASRALGKPHASDDIAKSILSYA from the coding sequence ATGATGACTTCTGAGCGTTGCAATACAGATTTATCAAAGACTGACAATCCGAATTTACCGTCGCCGCAAGAACGATCAACACACAAGAAAGTTGTTATTGCTGGCGGTGGTACAGGTGGACATATCTATCCTGCGATTGGGATTGCCCAGGCACTGCATCGCTTGGATACCACGGTAGATATTGTGTTCATCGGTGGGGAGGGTAAGTTGGAATCAACGCTCATTCCGCAACATGGGTTTCGGTTCTTACCTATTTCGGTTGCAGGGTTTCCGCGCCGCTTCACTTTACAGTGGTTTCCGGTTATTTGGAAGGTTTTTCGTGGCGTTATCCAATCGTTGCGATATATGAAGGAACTACAGCCAGATGTTGTTATCGGAACGGGGGGCTATGTTTCAGGTCCGGTGCTTTTCGCTGGTCTTTTATGCAAAATTCCGATTGCGATCCAGGAACAGAACGCTTCTGTTGGCTTGACGAACGGTATCTTGGCGCGATGGGCAGACGCTGCCTATCTCGCGATGGAATCAGTTCGCGAGAATGGTTCGTTTCGATCTACTATGCATGTAGCGGTCACAGGAAACCCTATTCGTCCGTCAATCACTACGTTCCCGAGACGCGACGAAACTTATAAAAAATTCGGGTTGTGTCCAGATCGGAAAACAATTTTTGTCATGGGTGGCAGTCAAGGCGCGCATGCCATTAATGAAGCGATTGTAGCTGCGCTGCCACACTTAATCGGAATTGCTGATCATATCCAGGTAGTTCATCAAACTGGTGCAGCTGAGGTTGAGAGCGTTCAGGCGGTGTATGACCGGGAACTGGCATCGCATGAAGAATTTCTATATTGCGTGCGCCCGTTTTTTGATACTGTTGAGGAAATTTATAGCATCACGGACGTTATGGTGTGCAGAGCTGGAGGAATGACTGTTGCCGAGGTTACAGCATGCGGTATTCCGGCAATTTTCATCCCATTGCCTTCACAAACAGGAAATGATCAAGTATTAAACGCTCGGACTGTAGCTCAACAAGGTGCTGCTGTTGTGCTTGAACAGGGTGCCTTCACGGTTGAGACCTTGGTTGAAAATCTTACGAACATGGCGTTAGATGGAAACACGCGTCAGCGGATGGTGACTGCCAGTCGGGCTCTTGGCAAACCACACGCGAGTGATGATATCGCCAAGTCGATTCTTTCTTACGCGTAG
- the ftsW gene encoding putative lipid II flippase FtsW encodes MDRGLIAITLCLIGIGILMVYSASHLLSSRHYDGYSYRYLQIHIIACGIGLVGMFLASYLPYRFYAMYANLFLILAFVLLLLVFVPGLGSSVQGAEGSRFRRWIRLGNLSVNFQPVEFAKIALVMHVANFISRNPERVKSFFNGIVPNMLIVGTAFGLVYIQPDFGSAFLLMVTVCILLFIGGMRIWHVLTLGGVGGGLLSLLIIRDPYKLKRVKDYFAMLQSPDGTNYQLTRSLDALEGGGLLGVGIDSSLQKISRLPYPHTDFIFAVLGEEFGFIGTVAVTFIFMLFIWRGLHIARYASSLFGSLLATGITIMISLQAFINIGVVTGLLPTKGITLPFISYGGSSIVLSLVSVGILLNISRGSVKNTD; translated from the coding sequence ATGGATAGAGGATTGATTGCGATTACCCTCTGTCTCATTGGGATAGGCATATTGATGGTATATAGTGCCAGCCATCTTCTTTCTTCAAGACACTACGATGGTTATAGTTACCGTTATTTGCAGATACACATCATCGCATGTGGAATCGGTTTAGTAGGTATGTTTTTAGCGTCCTACCTGCCCTATAGGTTTTATGCGATGTATGCAAACCTCTTTTTGATACTTGCCTTTGTGTTGTTGTTATTGGTTTTCGTGCCGGGCTTAGGATCAAGCGTTCAGGGTGCGGAAGGCAGTAGATTTAGACGCTGGATCCGGCTCGGGAATTTGTCGGTTAATTTTCAACCTGTTGAATTTGCGAAGATAGCGTTGGTTATGCATGTGGCGAATTTTATAAGCCGCAACCCAGAGCGCGTCAAGAGTTTTTTTAACGGTATAGTTCCAAATATGCTGATTGTGGGGACCGCTTTCGGTCTCGTGTACATCCAACCGGATTTCGGTTCGGCGTTCTTATTGATGGTAACTGTTTGTATCTTGTTATTTATCGGGGGTATGCGTATCTGGCATGTGCTGACACTTGGTGGTGTGGGTGGTGGGCTGCTCAGTTTACTTATAATTCGAGATCCGTATAAGTTGAAACGTGTCAAGGATTATTTTGCAATGTTGCAGTCTCCGGATGGAACCAACTATCAATTAACACGCTCTTTGGACGCGCTTGAAGGTGGTGGACTCCTTGGTGTAGGAATCGATAGTAGTCTGCAGAAAATATCTCGTCTCCCTTATCCGCACACGGATTTTATTTTCGCTGTTTTGGGAGAGGAATTTGGCTTTATCGGTACTGTGGCTGTGACGTTTATTTTTATGTTATTTATATGGCGTGGGCTTCACATCGCCAGATATGCGAGTAGTTTGTTTGGGTCTTTGCTCGCCACCGGGATCACAATTATGATCAGTTTACAGGCGTTTATTAACATTGGTGTTGTAACGGGTTTGTTACCCACGAAAGGGATTACATTACCTTTTATTAGTTACGGTGGTTCTTCAATTGTTCTCAGTCTTGTGAGCGTTGGCATCCTTCTGAATATATCGCGGGGTAGTGTTAAGAACACGGACTGA